GTATGTTTTGGGGGTGAAAGGGGATGGAGAAGGATCAAGTTATGTGAATTCGTACACTATTACGTAACATTTTTTTAAGTTGTACTTGTTTCAAAATCTGATTTAATAGTCCTCTTGTGCGCATCATGCACATTAAATTTCTATTCAATTATATATTGGTAAGTATTTGATAAAAATTCTAACAGTGTCAGTTTGTCTAAATGAAAAGGTTGCTGATTACCCGTTTTGTTTGAAAATTTTCTCACCCAATGTATAAAATGGGTAATCTGCAACCTTGCATTTACAAAACTTTttcaatgtgtgtgtgtgtgtgtgtgtgtgttttaagTTCATCAAGAGATCCCTACACCTTGCACTAAACAATAGGGGTGAGCTTCTTTCATTGTAATGGGAAGTTACCATGTTAGAATTTATAAGCATAGAGCATCCTCTCCTGAATATATGTATTTGCATACATCTATCTATACATATTTATTGTGGGTATACATAAGTTTGtgcgtgcgtgtgtgtgtgtgtatacgtgcgtatttatatttttttcatgCTGCAGAAGCTGTGATTCAACATTTGGGTTGGGTAGTCTCAGTAATGAGGATGACTTGTGCTGGTTTTCGTCATCTCATTCTGCTGAAGGATCTGACGATGCACTGAAGTTGGCTTCTAATTTTTCAAGTTCTGAGGCAAGTGCATTGAATTTGAGTTGCATATCAGAACATCACGATGCATCTAGACTGAACAATGAGGATGCTTCGGTCAATGATTCTAACAAGGGAAGTCTATTAATGGGTGACAAAATAAGTTCCAATACTGCTGGAGCTGCTGACAATTCTCCTTTTACTCACTTGCATTTTCCGAGCAGATCAGATGCAAAATCTGTAAGTAAGAATGACTTGATGCTTAACGAGCAGGTTTGTAAAGTCATCATGTCATAAAATGGTTGCTTATAACCCAATTTCACATGTTGAGCTTGAATAATTGGTTTGCCTTTAGGAGCTTCCAAGGGCCTTTTATAACTTTCAGAGGTACTTAGAGTTTAATGTTCATTTCAGTTCAAAGTATTGCTCATTATTAATTTAGGAATGACTGCAAAATTAAAAATGATATTGCATTGTAATACTCTAAGGTGGGTGGGTGGgtgggtgtgtgtgtgtgtgtgtgtgtgtgtctgtgtGTGTGTAGTTTAGTTGACAAAATGTTTGCCTACAGTTTTGTCCTGATCAATTAAGGCCTTTCTCTAGTGGTAAACTTGTCCATTTATTGGTTATTTGTGTTATTTGTCCATCTATTGGTTATATTTTCCATTTATTGGTTATAATTTTGCATATGAAAATGTACTTAGAATTAGGCTAGTTATAATGTAATCATCAGAATTAGGCCAGTTATAATGTAATCATCCATGACAATGTTGTAATGATGTACTTGTGTCTCTATCTTtgacaaaaggaaaaaaaaaaaatgataccaATGTGGTTTAATTTTCAATAGATGATGTTATATGATTTGTCTGAGGGTTTTTTTAGAAAACTTCCAAGCTTAAAATGTTAAGTCACTTTCTTGGAAACTCCAGCCCTGAAAACTAAGAGTAAATTCACTATTCTATTAATTGTGGTGTTGCATGACAGATTAATAACCATAGAAGTCAGGCAAGGCAACGAAACCACTCAGAAGGAAAGAGAAAAGAACGAAACCTGGATAATGGTGGTTCTTTCCATCGTAATGGTAACTTAAAGCAATTTGCAGATACACAGTGTTCACATGGGGATCCACCTCATCAAGTTTTTTCTCCTCCAGGTGCCCAGCAACGTAAACAAAACATAGTTTCAGATTCCTTGAATCACTTGCAGACACATATTCCATACATGCATATGGACCATGGTCATTCTTCAAATCAAACTTCAGTTGGTCCAAATCAATCTGGAATCAAATCTGAAAGTAATGGCCTCCCATCTCCTCCTCCAAAGGAGTCTTCATTTGAATCAAATCAAGTTCAATCCATGGAGAGTTCACATAGTCCCTCATTAGAGGCTCCTGCTATAACAACTGAGAAGAGGGAAAGGCTGTATCATAGCCAGGATTTACAAGTCCCATATGCCAGGAGTTTCAAATGTGCAAATATTGCTAGTCCTACAGCATTTTATGATTCAGTTCAGAGTCAAGCCCGTCAATCTGGGTGTGAGGTTGAAGGTCACAGTGAGATTGAAGGAGGTAGCATGGGGATTCCAGCAGAGCTAGATTCTGCAAATGCTCAGGAAAGCTCCTGCATGAGCTCTGTGTTAGATGAAATCTCGCTACAAGCAACCAGTTTTCGTCAGCTTCAACAAGTCATGGAACAGGTATGGTAATTCATATGCAGTTGTCTACcacttcaaaaattgaaaattaattttaatatttatacatGACTATTTGATCAGGATTTTCAAACAATTAGCTGtttttcttaaaataaattaacatATATTTGAATATCAAAATCAGCATCAAGTCGAGAAAATAAACAGCAAATATTCTTGGAGAAATATAGTTGAAATAGTTCAATTCTTACGGTGGAAAGAACTCGGTACCATATGCGCGAATAGGGAACCTCATGTTCAACAGGGAGGGTTATACAACTCAACATTAGTGATTCTAAGGCTTTCTGTTTAGAGAGTCTCGAGGTTAGCAGTGGCTGGATTCTCCGCATCATAGATATTGTGAGAGAGGGAAATGTTTAGCCATCGAGGTGGAGGATTCTAGTGAATGGCATGAATAATGATAGTGGCTGGTTTGTAATCTTGAAGTCTCAAATCACTGGTGAAATGAGGATGTTTATGGTGGTTTGGGATTTGTGTATATGGTGGTTTTGGGTTTTTCTCTTTCGAAATCTAAAGGTGAGGGGGTACTTGAAACTTGCTGGTTAAAGCAAACCCTTTATTATTCACTTTTGTTATGTATTCCACTGCTCTTCTCAAACCAAATCCCTTGATGTCACTTTCAAAGCCCACTACTCACTGAGCTGCTCGTTTAACCAGGAAAAAGAACCTTCTCCATGCCCCAAAATAATTACATTAATACCATCCAAGTTTGAAATCGACACAGTGCGTTTTTGCCCTACATGGTTGGTTGTCACAGTGAAGCAAGGGGCAAGAACtagttttgggggggggggggaggggaggggagaagagagagagagagagagagagaggggcaaaaacaaaaaaaaaaaaaaagagagagaaataaaAATATCCTATAGTTGTctacaattttaaaaaaaaaattgcctaATGGGCTCCTAACTTAGCATAAACACAAGATTTCAGTCACTTGGCCAGATTTGCCAGCACACAGACaaaattgatgaaaattgaaAGAATTGCCAAATTTTAAGAAGTATGCTAATGTTCATGACTTCTTTTTTGGGGGTCACATGGCCTGTTTATTAATGATGTAAGAagcaatattaattattaattacatTTATTATATATGACTAATAAGTCTAATAAATATCAGTTTATTTAGAATTTCCCTATGTTTATGTCCATACTGATTTGAGTGCAGAAAAGGGTGTTGGCTTAAATGAATTGTAATAGATTGTTGTGTATTGTTTTGAGaggacaatatatatatatatatatacatatattcctGATTGATGTTCAAGTATTACATGTAAGTACTCACATGGAATGGAGGGGAAATTGTTAAAATGGTGTATTATAAAGGATTTGGAatctttatcaatatttgtgctgCATTTTTATTGTGCCGATGTATATATTCATCACATCCGTCATAAACTTAGCATATAACGTTATGGAAAAATCTTCTTGTTATAGAAATTTTGGTGAATGATATATTTAATTGGTTGTCTACTGTGCATTATGCAAAAACTGCCACTTATaatgttatttattttaattctcgATATGATACTTAATATCCATTTGTACCTTTATATGGTAATTAAACTTAAAGAAAGCAAATATCTGTAGTTTCTATGCGcacgcgcacacacacacacttacTTGTGGAGTGATGTAATGTTACTTGTGTTTAAATTATGGGAATATATTCTAGATACTGGTTATGGGTTACAATCTGCACATCTTCAATAATTAATATTACGTAGATAATTTACAAAACCAATTCAtgatacttctttttttttttttttttttttttggggggggggggggggttgaaattaaaagagaaattgtTTAAAGGGAAAGATAAAAATATTTTGATAGAAAAGACCTTCAATAGGAGAGATTATTTCACATAAAACCACGTGGCATTAAGATCAATAATGTAATTCAGGAGAATTTTGAAAAGAAGAGTAACACTTAGGTTCTCATGAAAATAAATTACTGCAGATGCATCATCGTACTgctcattatttttttttctgtatGTTTATATTAATGGTTTTTAATGAACTGAACATTCCTTGATGCAGTTGGATATTAGGACAAAACTGTGCATAAGAGATAGTCTGTATCGCTTGGCTAGGAGTGCTGAACAAAGGCATAATTGTGTGAATGCAAATGGTGGTAAGAGAGATGACAGACACACCGGCAGTCCATTGATGGCCGAAGAAACAAACAAGTATGTTCGCCGCTCACtgcattttttttctctttttagccattgttttctcaaaaataaataagaaaaagttGTCTGCATGTGTTCTGGGTTAAGTTTGCTATTATAATACCAGGGATAATTATCCCTTTCTTTTTGCTTGCCCAgagtaagatttggggttgttcaaGGTTCTTGgggaaatcgaaccgaaccgaagaaTTATACTGAACTGACAAGAATCATACCAAACTGAaattattttgatactttgattTGGTTTTGATACCAGGACCATACTAAGATCGACCCAAAATCATACCGATCCGAAAATCGAATCTATACATATATTTTTCTATGTGTT
Above is a genomic segment from Hevea brasiliensis isolate MT/VB/25A 57/8 chromosome 17, ASM3005281v1, whole genome shotgun sequence containing:
- the LOC110664631 gene encoding protein LNK1 isoform X2, which codes for MSDLCMYELEDNVWDEFSESDDHIVPHPAEESRDQFRVHSDNHKKPRLEVIGVASNAGDASRYTQRKEETSLPTLTRKDRMLDKGSWSHAPDGVFPASCDSGTVKEVTSIAFEETRPSYHFLKNGNAGSVGGEFCSDDPILGEKSTADDTDTHLFTLSHVSQTDNDLNFFDNDREDKENSDLLYYGWPDDIGNFEDVDRMFRSCDSTFGLGSLSNEDDLCWFSSSHSAEGSDDALKLASNFSSSEASALNLSCISEHHDASRLNNEDASVNDSNKGSLLMGDKISSNTAGAADNSPFTHLHFPSRSDAKSINNHRSQARQRNHSEGKRKERNLDNGGSFHRNGAQQRKQNIVSDSLNHLQTHIPYMHMDHGHSSNQTSVGPNQSGIKSESNGLPSPPPKESSFESNQVQSMESSHSPSLEAPAITTEKRERLYHSQDLQVPYARSFKCANIASPTAFYDSVQSQARQSGCEVEGHSEIEGGSMGIPAELDSANAQESSCMSSVLDEISLQATSFRQLQQVMEQLDIRTKLCIRDSLYRLARSAEQRHNCVNANGGKRDDRHTGSPLMAEETNKSTGFLDMETDTNPIDRSIAHLLFHRPPDSSVMPVNDALSLKSHAMVHGSVTSPRMIAKEQICQDENASDADESLLMSGNKQ
- the LOC110664631 gene encoding protein LNK1 isoform X1, which encodes MSDLCMYELEDNVWDEFSESDDHIVPHPAEESRDQFRVHSDNHKKPRLEVIGVASNAGDASRYTQRKEETSLPTLTRKDRMLDKGSWSHAPDGVFPASCDSGTVKEVTSIAFEETRPSYHFLKNGNAGSVGGEFCSDDPILGEKSTADDTDTHLFTLSHVSQTDNDLNFFDNDREDKENSDLLYYGWPDDIGNFEDVDRMFRSCDSTFGLGSLSNEDDLCWFSSSHSAEGSDDALKLASNFSSSEASALNLSCISEHHDASRLNNEDASVNDSNKGSLLMGDKISSNTAGAADNSPFTHLHFPSRSDAKSINNHRSQARQRNHSEGKRKERNLDNGGSFHRNGNLKQFADTQCSHGDPPHQVFSPPGAQQRKQNIVSDSLNHLQTHIPYMHMDHGHSSNQTSVGPNQSGIKSESNGLPSPPPKESSFESNQVQSMESSHSPSLEAPAITTEKRERLYHSQDLQVPYARSFKCANIASPTAFYDSVQSQARQSGCEVEGHSEIEGGSMGIPAELDSANAQESSCMSSVLDEISLQATSFRQLQQVMEQLDIRTKLCIRDSLYRLARSAEQRHNCVNANGGKRDDRHTGSPLMAEETNKSTGFLDMETDTNPIDRSIAHLLFHRPPDSSVMPVNDALSLKSHAMVHGSVTSPRMIAKEQICQDENASDADESLLMSGNKQ